The following are from one region of the Nicotiana tomentosiformis chromosome 7, ASM39032v3, whole genome shotgun sequence genome:
- the LOC117281899 gene encoding uncharacterized protein, whose protein sequence is MSETTITYTGDTSNAAKPVSYDVNHPYHLNNSNSLGMILVNTIFDGRGYPGWRRSILLSLSAKKKLGFINGAYNVIYSKTAKELWDSLEQRFGRTNGAKLYHLQKELSGKAKFTKSLEDERLIQFLMGLNDIYAQARGNILMMNPFA, encoded by the exons ATGTCTGAAACAACTATCACGTATACTGGTGATACGAGCAATGCTGCAAAACCAGTCAGCTATGATGTCAATCATCCTTATCATCTCAACAACTCTAATTCACTTGGAATGATTCTAGTCAACACTATATTTGATGGAAGAGGATACCCAGGGTGGAGGAGATCTATTCTCTTGTCTTTGTCAGCCAAGAAGAAACTTGGTTTCATCAATGGAGCAT ACAATGTGATATACTCCAAAACTGCAAAAGAACTTTGGGACAGCTTAGAGCAGAGATTTGGGAGAACAAATGGAGCCAAGCTTTATCATCTGCAGAAGGAGTTATCAG GAAAGGCAAAGTTTACTAAGTCTCTTGAGGATGAGAGATTGATCCAATTCCTAATGGGATTAAATGACATATATGCACAAGCAAGAGGAAATATCCTCATGATGAACCCTTTTGCCTAG